One region of Trichoderma breve strain T069 chromosome 7 map unlocalized scaffold00007, whole genome shotgun sequence genomic DNA includes:
- a CDS encoding PQ loop repeat domain-containing protein, with product METSPLTMAVASTCDALKTPSYMELTVSIVILIGLLISYLPQHYRIISRGTSEGISPYFVLLGTTSATAGFANILTVAPSRRAIGCCKELETFECAAGLLGVAQLGTQWLCFTAILVLFLIFFRYREANVPQEELGGESPRWQTAVAVGGLCILHGLVVIALTGVFAIAMPDRLNMWANFLGVMAAVLAAIQYIPQIWMTYHLKHVGSLSIPMMCIQTPGGLLFAASLFMRLGMEGWSTWAIYLLTAAMQGSVLTMGIYYEVARRSDEYAHSYASSAPQSPIEHHATPQRPYAPRTYSEGWERGLPGPFTGHPERYAETEEDLDDIEEREERAIARENQPLLRPGGIGNPHKNYHSTSRH from the exons ATGGAGACCTCTCCCTTGACAATGGCCGTGGCCTCCACTTGCGACGCCCTCAAGACGCCCTCCTACATGGAGTTGACAGTTTCCAT CGTCATTCTTATCGGTCTCTTGATCTCGTACCTGCCACAGCACTATCGCATCATTTCTCGAGGCACCTCCGAAGGCATCTCCCCCtactttgttcttctcggcACAACCTCTGCCACCGCTGGCTTTGCCAACATCCTGACTGTGGCACCCTCTCGCAGagccattggctgctgcaagGAGCTGGAAACATTTGAGTGTGCCGCCGGACTGCTTGGTGTCGCCCAGCTCGGAACGCAATGGCTATGCTTCACTGCCAT CCTTGTGCtgttcctcatcttcttccgctATCGCGAGGCCAACGTTCCCCAGGAGGAGCTTGGTGGAGAGAGCCCCAGATGGCAAACAGCCGTTGCCGTCGGTGGCCTCTGCATCCTTCACGGCCTAGTTGTCATTGCCTTGACTGGTGTTTTCGCTATTGCCATGCCTGACCGGCTCAACATGTGGGCTAATTTCCTCGGCGTCATGGCTGCCGTTCTAGCTGCCATTCAGTACATTCCCCAGATTTGGATGACCTACCACCTTAAGCACGTCGGTAGCTTGAGCATCCCCATGATGTGCATCCAGACACCAGGTGGTCTTTTATTCGCCGCCAGTCTCTTCATGAGACTTGGCATGGAGGGCTGGAGCACATGGGCTATTTACCTGTTGACGGCCGCCATGCAGGGCAGCGTGCTGACCATGGGCATCTACTACGAAGTTGCTAGACGCAGCGACGAATATGCGCACAGCTACGCCAGCAGTGCGCCCCAGTCTCCCATCGAGCATCACGCCACGCCGCAGCGCCCATACGCTCCTCGCACCTACTCCGAGGGCTGGGAGCGTGGCCTGCCGGGCCCCTTTACGGGCCACCCCGAGCGATATGCCGAAACCGAGGAGGACCTAGACGACATCGAGGAGCGAGAGGAGCGAGCCATTGCCAGAGAGAACCAGCCACTTCTCCGACCTGGCGGCATTGGCAACCCGCACAAGAACTACCACTCGACCTCGCGCCACTGA
- a CDS encoding carboxylesterase family domain-containing protein gives MVSLKKFFLQLTSLLPVAHGAAIHQRSDDTAQSSPIVDLGYAKYRGVRLDAGVDQFLGMRFAQAPLGNLRFRAPQDPTPEKSIQDASKFGPICVAVGQTADANNAEDCLFVNVFKPSSATPNSNLPVWVYIQGGGYAQNSNSNYNGTEVIKQSGDGLVFVNFNYRVGALGFLASEHVRKDGDLNAGLLDQRKLLHWVQKNIKKFGGNPKHVVIQGASAGAGSVTHHLTAYAAKKDNQLFVGAIPESPFWPTLRSVADMEFQYHQLLSNTNCASLDCLRGLDTQTLLNAAPNAPFIGAASDNPLPLWYWLPVIDGDLITDHLYNHFERGNFIRVPVLVGDDTNEGTYFAFNATNPSQVSTFLKNNYPYLQDSQLKSIIRAYPLEPPLPKHAAYFPSAEAAYGESTFTCPGNTVAASVARFFDPRRVWNYHYNVLDPDNVANGLGVPHTFETSAVFGPGYSGTAAASYFTTNAAIVPVTMHYFLSFVTKLNPNAAKYHSAPNWDPWGQGTGQRIRLQTNNTAMEPVPFDQIARCNLWKSLQSYTQM, from the exons ATGGTTTCATTAAAGAAATTCTTCTTACAACTCACTTCCCTGCTGCCAGTCGCCCATGGCGCCGCAATTCACCAGCGATCCGATGACACCGCTCAATCCTCCCCCATCGTCGACCTAGGATACGCCAAATACCGTGGCGTCAGGCTCGATGCAGGAGTAGATCAATTCCTAGGCATGAGATTCGCCCAAGCTCCCCTCGGCAACCTCAGATTCCGCGCACCGCAAGATCCAACTCCCGAGAAATCCATCCAAGATGCCTCCAAG TTCGGCCCAATCTGCGTAGCCGTCGGCCAAACCGCAGACGCAAACAACGCAGAAGACTGCCTCTTCGTAAACGTCTTCAAGCCCTCCAGCGCAACTCCCAACTCCAACCTCCCCGTCTGGGTCTACATCCAAGGCGGCGGCTACGCCCAAAACTCAAACTCCAACTACAACGGCACCGAAGTCATCAAGCAGTCcggcgatggcctcgtcttcgtcaacttcaactaTCGCGTGGGCGCTCTCGGTTTTCTCGCCAGTGAGCATGTAAGAAAGGATGGAGATCTCAACGCAGGCCTGCTCGACCAGAGAAAGCTCCTACACTGGGTACAGAAGAATATCAAGAAA TTCGGTGGCAACCCCAAACACGTCGTCATCCAAGGCGCCTCCGCCGGCGCCGGCTCCGTAACGCACCACCTCACTGCTTACGCCGCCAAAAAGGACAATCAACTCTTCGTCGGCGCAATCCCCGAGTCTCCCTTCTGGCCAACCCTCCGCTCCGTCGCAGACATGGAGTTCCAGTACCACCAGCTCCTCTCCAACACAAACTGCGCCTCCCTCGACTGTCTCCGCGGCCTAGACACCCAGACGCTGTTAAACGCCGCCCCCAACGCGCCCTTCATCGGAGCAGCGAGCGACAATCCTCTACCGTTGTGGTACTGGCTCCCAGTCATCGACGGAGACCTCATCACAGACCACCTGTATAATCACTTCGAACGCGGCAACTTCATCCGCGTCCCAGTCCTCGTCGGCGACGACACAAACGAAGGCACATACTTCGCCTTCAACGCCACAAACCCCTCCCAAGTCTCGACATTCCTCAAAAACAACTACCCCTACCTCCAAGACTCCCAACTAAAAAGCATCATCCGCGCATACCCCCTTGAGCCCCCCCTGCCCAAACACGCAGCATACTTCCCCTCCGCAGAAGCCGCCTACGGAGAATCCACATTCACCTGTCCCGGAAACACCGTCGCCGCCTCCGTAGCCAGATTCTTCGACCCCCGCCGCGTCTGGAACTACCACTACAACGTCCTTGACCCGGACAACGTCGCCAACGGCCTCGGCGTCCCTCACACATTCGAAACGAGCGCAGTGTTTGGGCCCGGATACTCAGGCACAGCAGCGGCGTCCTACTTCACGACCAACGCGGCAATCGTACCCGTCACCATGCACTACTTCTTGAGCTTTGTAACAAAGTTGAATCCAAACGCGGCAAAGTATCATTCGGCGCCAAACTGGGATCCTTGGGGCCAAGGCACGGGGCAGCGTATCAGACTACAGACCAACAATACTGCCATGGAGCCTGTGCCGTTTGATCAGATAGCAAGATGTAATCTTTGGAAGAGTCTGCAAAGCTACACGCAGATGTAA
- a CDS encoding ion transport protein domain-containing protein, translating to MPIRVKLKKPPPVREGSPFSARFDYIEPPYIGPDDSFRLVVKKLGQYITEAIELPSSFEQLRTTSAGTSLRLLVDHLADTCVNPAIVNALLALKWHYASDRDNQGVGEARSNACEIVAWRFLTHHSEREAVTFCLYEIPDHKKVKAQQQLQQQQEPDRLIGSDPEAGEGTPLIPRVLASFDGSDAHLPAGSSSKKIQLLSSLSRLTNLSMDDENDGGDDDDDPTAAFEGLNALEIAAIADAKRFLSQHVVQKIIVGIWNGDIVFWDSMSLNSTKHPHFYNPFTSDPYSRLRVPKYLKCWEVLFFVVFMCLYYSVLIVRDESRLTGPEIALFFWLAAFFYDELSEWIDAGAIFYATDIWNLFDMIMILIGTIFAVLRIIGIMRQDLRLNDLAFDVLALEALFMIPRICSILSLSPYWGTLIPCLKEMGKDFIKFMVLVIVVYLGFLTTFSLVGRDIFSFGKMTGILTKIFYGSSYVGFEIMDQIDPIFGPPLMIIFITLSSFLLMGSLTGMLSNSFSRVITHAKEEYLYVYSVYVLEASTSNRLTHFYPPFNLVSLVLFRPWRYIFPRSHKYRQGRIWLLKVTHAPIVGVIKFYEYLKYKGDDDDEFRGFKGPKEPKGRRRRSEAARPSSAAGRPPIASLRSAMKLRPSSRNREEDDVDAPSPVEAQLMELQQKIDQLTSIVVSMRESQMVNDKIETGNNNSV from the exons ATGCCCATCCGCGTCAAGCTCAAGAAACCGCCGCCTGTCCGCGAGGGCAGTCCCTTCTCCGCCCGCTTTGATTACATCGAGCCCCCTTACATCGGCCCGGACGACTCATTCCGCCTcgtcgtcaagaagctgggccAGTACATCACCGAGGCCATCGAGCTGCCCAGCAGCTTTGAGCAGCTGCGCACGACGTCAGCCGGCACTTCGCTGCGCCTCTTGGTTGACCATCTGGCCGATACCTGCGTCAACCCGGCCATCGTCAATGCTCTTTT AGCGCTCAAATGGCACTATGCCTCGGATCGTGATAACCAGGGCGTCGGCGAAGCTCGCTCTAATGCCTGCGAGATTGTCGCCTGGAGATTCCTGACCCACCACTCGGAGCGCGAGGCTGTGACCTTTTGCCTCTACGAAATCCCTGACCATAAGAAGGTAAAGGCCCAACAGCAactgcaacagcagcaggagccTGATCGCCTCATCGGATCGGATCCCGAAGCTGGCGAGGGCACTCCCTTGATCCCTCGCGTGCTGGCTTCTTTTGACGGCTCAGATGCTCATCTCCCTGCGGGAAGTTCGTCCAAGAAGATACAGCTTCTGTCGTCTCTTTCTCGCTTAACTAATCTTAGCATGGATGACGAGAATGAcggaggtgatgatgatgatgacccAACGGCCGCGTTTGAAGGTCTAAATGCTCTTGAGATTGCTGCTATTGCCGACGCCAAGAGATTTCTTAGCCAGCACGTCGTGCAGAAGATCATCGTGGGCATATGGAATGGCGACATTGTTTTCTGGGATTCCATGTCGCTCAATTCGACCAAGCACCCCCATTTCTATAACCCATTCACGTCGGATCCCTATTCCCGACTCCGTGTGCCCAAATATCTCAAATGCTGGGAAGTCTTGTTCTTTGTCGTCTTCATGTGCTTGTATTACTCTGTCCTCATTGTGCGGGACGAAAGCCGCCTGACTGGCCCCGAAATCGCCTTGTTcttctggctggctgccttCTTTTACGATGAATTGAGTGAATGGATTGATGCCGGAGCCATCTTTTACGCAACGGACATCTGGAATTTGTTTGACATGATTATGATCCTCATTGGCACCATCTTTGCTGTATTAA GAATTATTGGTATCATGCGTCAAGATTTGCGCCTAAACGACCTGGCATTTGATGtgctggccttggaggcTCTCTTCATGATCCCCCGTATTTGCTCCATCCTAAGTCTGAGCCCCTACTGGGGTACGCTTATTCCCTGCCTCAAGGAGATGGGCAAGGACTTTATCAAGTTCATGGTGCTTGTCATTGTTGTTTACCTTGGCTTCCTGACTACCTTCTCCCTCGTGGGCAGAGACATCTTTAGCTTTGGTAAGATGACGGGCATCTTGACCAAGATATTTTATGGCTCGAGCTATGTGGGATTCGAGATCATGGACCAGATTGATCCCATCTTTGGACCTCCCTTGAtgatcatcttcatcacttTGTCGTCGTTCCTTCTCATGGGCTCGCTCACCGGTATGCTCTCCAACAGCTTTTCTCGCGTCATCACCCACGCCAAGGAGGAGTACCTCTACGTGTACAGCGTGTACGTACTGGAGGCCTCAACCAGCAACCGCCTGACACACTTTTACCCCCCGTTCAACCTTGTTTCCTTGGTTTTGTTCCGGCCATGGCGATACATCTTCCCGAGGTCCCACAAATACCGCCAAGGTAGGATCTGGCTTCTCAAGGTGACCCACGCGCCCATTGTGGGCGTCATCAAATTCTACGAGTATCTCAAGTACAagggcgatgacgatgacgagtTCCGTGGCTTCAAGGGCCCAAAGGAGCCTAAGGGGAGACGCCGTAGGTCGGAGGCCGCTCGACCCTCATCTGCTGCCGGCCGTCCCCCAATTGCATCTCTTAGATCTGCGATGAAATTGCGTCCGTCTAGCCGGAATCgcgaagaggacgatgtTGATGCGCCCTCGCCAGTTGAGGCTCAGCTtatggagctgcagcagaagattGACCAGCTGACATCGATTGTCGTATCAATGAGGGAGAGCCAGATGGTGAATGACAAGATCGAAACCGGCAATAACAACAGTGTCTGA